GTTGGAGCCGTACTACGACGTGCTGATCGATCTGTTTGCAAGCCTCCCCGGGGCGCTCCATGGCGCGACCTCCGTGAAGTTTGTGGGCAGTCTCGATCTTCTTCCCGAACGTCTGGTGTCCGCAGCGAAGGATCTCGAGTCCGAGTGCCCCACCGGCCACCGCCGGATCACGATTGCCCTGGGTTACGGGGGCCGTCAAGAAATCGTCGATGCAACCAAGGATCTCATCCGGTCTCTTGCCGATCAAGGTCTGGACGGACACAGCATTGCGGACCGGGTTGACGCCGATCAGCTTGCCAAACACATGTACATTTCTGACGTCCCCGACCCGGATCTCGTGATACGCACCAGCGGTGAGTCTCGGCTGTCAGGCTTTTTGCTGTGGCAGGCGGCGTACGCGGAGTTTTCGTTCGTCGACGTGTACTGGCCGGCATTCCGCCGCGTTGACTTTCTTCGCTCGATGCGAGACTTCACCGGCCGGTCGAGGCGTTTCGGAAAGTAGCGTCACCGGGTCCGCAGGTGTCGCGGCAAGTGTTCCACATCGTTAAAGGTACGGAGAGAAAACACGTGCCCGCCAGCAAGCGGAATGGCTCGAACTCGGGCCATTGAGCAGTGCCCGAGGACGAATCGTTCCCACTCCCACGGTGTCGGTTCGAGACCGAGCAGCCAACCGAGCGCCACCGCGTTGGTGCCACCGTGAGCAACGATCACGATTCTTTTCGCTTGCGAATCCACATGCCAAAGGTGCGGACGACCGCGTGAATCCTGTGTGATGCCCCGCTGGTTTAGTACATCAAGCATTGCGGTGGTAATTCGGTGATGGAAGTCGCCGAAGCTTTCGCCGCCATCAAGCCCGTCCCACCATTGGTCAGGGTCCCTATCCCGC
The sequence above is a segment of the Acidobacteriota bacterium genome. Coding sequences within it:
- the uppS gene encoding di-trans,poly-cis-decaprenylcistransferase produces the protein MSVRERVKSVLYRVYERRLLNQLDRSALPHHIGVIHDGHRRYAKQAGLPDYAASYQVGMDKVREFFGWVEELEIPAVTCWLLSQENLQRPAEELEPYYDVLIDLFASLPGALHGATSVKFVGSLDLLPERLVSAAKDLESECPTGHRRITIALGYGGRQEIVDATKDLIRSLADQGLDGHSIADRVDADQLAKHMYISDVPDPDLVIRTSGESRLSGFLLWQAAYAEFSFVDVYWPAFRRVDFLRSMRDFTGRSRRFGK
- a CDS encoding histidine phosphatase family protein, translating into MEIVFLRHGEPAWSVGGISQANPNLTERGTEQARLAAQRLASEDSPMLEILVSPALRAQQTATPLAEATQVTPITVHDLTEIKRPDWDGVPEEKVMQIFSEARDRDPDQWWDGLDGGESFGDFHHRITTAMLDVLNQRGITQDSRGRPHLWHVDSQAKRIVIVAHGGTNAVALGWLLGLEPTPWEWERFVLGHCSMARVRAIPLAGGHVFSLRTFNDVEHLPRHLRTR